The sequence CGCCTTCATTCGAAATTCATCATCGAGCCACACTTTGCGGCATTAGCCTTCAGCCTGTAGCCTCATCCTGCCGCGACGGGCGCCTCTTTCCGCGATTCGTGGTGGTCGATGTTTTGCCACCATTCGCGGGCCATGTCTCGCGTCCAGCGGCCGGCGGCTTCGCAGTCGGCCAGCGCGCGAGCCAATGCCCCCGCGCTGCTAAAGCGATGATCGGGATCTTTCGCCAGGCAACGCATTACGACGGCTTCCAGATCGGCCGGCACCTCGGCGCGGTGATGCGATGGAGGAACCACCGGTTCATGCAGGTGGGCCGCGAGAACCTTGATCGCGTTTTTCGAATCGAAGGGCGGTTGGCCCGCCAACAAGTAATACGCCACCGCGCCTAGCGAATAGATATCGCTGCGCGCGTCGGGTTTGTGATCGTTGCCGGCTTGTTCGGGAGCCATGTAAAGCGGCGAACCGGTGATCGTGCCCGCAACGGTGAGATTCGCTCCGTCGAGGGGAACGATCGGCTTCACCAGCCCGAAATCGAGCAGCTTGGCCACATCGTAGATGCCGCCGCGTTGGGCGGCGAAGATGTTGCCCGGCTTGATGTCGCGGTGGATCAAGCCGGCCGAATGGGCCTCGGCCAGTGCGTCGCACGTTTGTTCGAGCAAGTGGATCACGCGCTCGGCCGGCAGTGGTCCGAACCGCTCGACCAGGTCGGAAAGGCTCAGCCCGGGCAGATATTCCATCACGTAGTAAAACGTGCCATCGGTCGTGCTGCCGTAGTCGAAGATTTCGACGGTGTTCCAATGGGTCAACTTCGCGGTCGCGCGGACTTCGGCGTGAAAACGCGCCAGCGCATGCGGATCGGCGGCCTTGTTCGCTCGAATCACCTTGATCGCGCAGGGCCGCTTCAGCAACTGGTGCTCGGCCAGATAAACTTCGCCCATGCCGCCGGCGCCGAGCAGTTTTTTCAGCCGATACTGGCCGAATTGCCGGGCCTCGAACGCCTCGCGCCGCAGCCGGCCGATCGTATACACGCCCCACGATCCGCTCACCGCCGCAAGGCACACCATCAACACGATGGCCACGAGCCGCGAGACGGAAATCGCCTCGTGAATCGCCGGCACCGAGAACCACGCCACAAGATACAGCACGATCGGAGCAAGCGCCATCAGGCTCGTCGCCACTGCTGCGCGCCGCCATGTGTTCGGTATGAAAAGCGCATAAATGAAAATCAGCATGATCCAAGGAGCGGTCGGGCTTTCGATGTAGTGCCGCTGTCCCTCGGGATACCAACAAAACACCTCGAGCGACTGCATCGCCACGAAAAACAACGCCGTGGCGCCGAAAATCACGAGCTCCATCGGCCGCAACAGCCGCACCGTCGCCGGGCAGCGCTGGCAAAGCCGCGTGCCCACCAGCGCCAAAACACCCGTCAGCACGGCGTGGAAAATGTAGAGCCCGACGCGGCGCATGTCGTTCCATTGGACGAGAAACGTGTCCTCGATCAGGAACAAGAAGAAGCCGAGCGCCAACACGAGCGCCGCGGCCCGCAACCGCGATTGCAGCAGGGCTTGCGTTTCGCGGCTCAGCTCGGGCTTGCTGCCTTCGACGAGCGCGACGCAACCGTGGGGCGAATCGGAACTCGGCCGCGACGGCGTGTCGCCGTGCGAAGGGGCGTCGAGCGTTTGATCCTTCGGCGAAAAATGCACGGGCAAAATCATGGCGACTCAACCGCTAGGGTGCCATGCCCACTTCCTTGAATCAGCATGTGGTGAAACCGCCGCCGGCAAGACCTGGCCCACGCAGCACCGCCGGCATGCCACACGGCTGGCTGGGAGCTCGGCCCACAATAACTTGCCCGCAAGCCCCCTTTCCCTTGCCGAAGAGGGCGGGGGAGGGTTCGAAAAACGAAAGGAATTTTTCGGCCGACCCCAGGCTATTTTGGGGCCAAGGTGCACGTGATCCGCTTCCCCTGCTGCTGCGGCACCGCTTCCACCTTGCCGATCTCCTCCAACTGCTGAATGATCTGACGAATCACACGCTGACCTTCTTCGATGTGGGCGATCTCGCGGCCGCGAAACACCACCGACACGATCACCTTGTCTTTGTGCTCGAGAAACCCGCGGGCCTGGTTGACCTTGAATTCGATGTCGTGTTCGCCGGTTTTGGGGCGGACGCGAATTTCCTTGATCTTGCTGTGGTGGATGTGGGCTTTGTGCTGCTTTTTCTTCTGTTGATACTTGAACTTGCCAAAGTCCATGATCCGGCAAACTGGAGGCCGCTCGTTGGGGGCCACCTCGACCAAGTCCAAGTCCGCCTCGTGGGCGAGTTGCAGTGCCTGTTCGGTTGGTATTACTCCCAGTTGGGCGCCTTCGGCCGAGATTACGCGTACGGGCGTGATCCGGATTTGCTCATTGAGCCGATGTGACCGTTCGATGCTCGCGACTCCTTAAAAAAACCGTGAAACGTGCCTGCAGCCCGGCAGCCGGGATGTTCGTCAAACCAATGACCGCGCGGCGTCGGGCCGTACAAAACTATACATGAGTATTGGCAATTCCCGCCACCGGAGTCAACGGGGGGGCCAGCGACCTCTCCGCAGACGCTCCA is a genomic window of Pirellulales bacterium containing:
- a CDS encoding serine/threonine-protein kinase; translation: MILPVHFSPKDQTLDAPSHGDTPSRPSSDSPHGCVALVEGSKPELSRETQALLQSRLRAAALVLALGFFLFLIEDTFLVQWNDMRRVGLYIFHAVLTGVLALVGTRLCQRCPATVRLLRPMELVIFGATALFFVAMQSLEVFCWYPEGQRHYIESPTAPWIMLIFIYALFIPNTWRRAAVATSLMALAPIVLYLVAWFSVPAIHEAISVSRLVAIVLMVCLAAVSGSWGVYTIGRLRREAFEARQFGQYRLKKLLGAGGMGEVYLAEHQLLKRPCAIKVIRANKAADPHALARFHAEVRATAKLTHWNTVEIFDYGSTTDGTFYYVMEYLPGLSLSDLVERFGPLPAERVIHLLEQTCDALAEAHSAGLIHRDIKPGNIFAAQRGGIYDVAKLLDFGLVKPIVPLDGANLTVAGTITGSPLYMAPEQAGNDHKPDARSDIYSLGAVAYYLLAGQPPFDSKNAIKVLAAHLHEPVVPPSHHRAEVPADLEAVVMRCLAKDPDHRFSSAGALARALADCEAAGRWTRDMAREWWQNIDHHESRKEAPVAAG
- the infC gene encoding translation initiation factor IF-3 — encoded protein: MERSHRLNEQIRITPVRVISAEGAQLGVIPTEQALQLAHEADLDLVEVAPNERPPVCRIMDFGKFKYQQKKKQHKAHIHHSKIKEIRVRPKTGEHDIEFKVNQARGFLEHKDKVIVSVVFRGREIAHIEEGQRVIRQIIQQLEEIGKVEAVPQQQGKRITCTLAPK